ATTTGGTCAGGATCAGCTTGGCCGACCGGGTGATGCGCAGCATGTAATCGGCGTCACCCAGGCGAATGCGGGCCAGCTGGCCGCCCTCGGTCAGGTCTTTGGCCTGCCAGCAGGGAACGGCCGCGCCTGTGGCATCGGCGGGCGGTTCGGATGCCCCCTCATCCGCGCCTACCGGTTCCTCCGCCCGTCCGCGATCCGGTCCAGCAGCGCTTCCAGGTTCCAGTCCTGCGGCCATTGGTGGTCTCCGGTTACATCGCCAAGGGTCAGCCTGTCCGGCTCGGGCGGACGAAAGTCAGATCGCGGTTCCGTCGGGTCCGGGTGTTCGGGCTCGGTCAACATCATGATCACGCCAGTTTTATCCCCCCTTTAGCTGACTTGTTCAGTCAGGATTGTCAATCCGAGTTTTTCTATAAGAAATGAGAACCGGCAGGCCATATGGCTGCCGGGGCAGAGAGCGCAGGCCACGACGAACGCCATCGGCGTTCAGAATTCGCGCACCCGCACGAGGTGATTGTCAAAGGCCAGTCCCGGCACCTGGCGGACGGGCTGGCCAGTTAGCGCCACGGACCCGTCCCCGCCGGTGGTCGCGAACCCGGAGCGGGCCTCGGCAACCCCGCAGACATCGGACCGGCGCAGAATTTCCAGCAGGTTCAGCGACCGCGCGTCGAAAGTCGCAAACAGGTTGCCGCGGGGCGAGGTCAGCGCGACGCGATCGCCCGCGCGCGAAAAGGCGATGCTGCCCGCATAGCCCTGCATGTCCCGCCACAGCCCGGTTTCGGCCCGGAACAGGGACAACGCCCCGCCCCGCCGGTGCAGCCCGCCCAACGGCACCCCGTCATGGGTGTCATCCTGCCACTGCATCGCAAACGCGACCTGGCCATCACGGCGCACCGACAGGTGGCGGATCGAGTTGCGGCGCAGCGGCCGGTCCGGTTCGGCCAGGTCCAGCAGGTTGCCGTTGAAATCGAGATAGGACAGGTTCGGCGCCATGGTCGGGATGTTGAGCTTGGCCCGGCCGCTGTCGGGATGGGTTTCGATGCCGCCATTGGCCAGCACCAGGGTTTCGCCATCCGGCAACAGGGCGATGTCATGCGGCCCGACCCCGCCCGAGCCGAATTCGGCCATGCGGGCATATCCCGCCGCCACGTCCCAGACGCCCACGACACCGCGCGCGTTCTCATGGTCGTTCTCGGTCGTGAACAGCCGGGTGCCGTCGGGGGAAAACACCCCGTGCCCATAGAAATGGCGCCCCCCGGGCGCGGTGAGCTGGTGCGCAACCTGCCCGGTCCGGCAATCGATCACCAGTGCAAACATGCCGGGACGGCGGGCAAAGGCCACCGCCTGCGGCCGTGCCGGATGCGCCGCCGCCGCATGTCCGCGCGACGGCATCGGCAGGCGGAACACCTCATCGAGCGTTTCCGACAGGCCGACCAGGACATAGTCGCCACCGGCGCTGCGGGCCGCGCTGAGATAGGCGGGCGATCCGGCCTCGGCCCAGCCGGATCGCGGCACCAGGCCCGCAGCCAGCAGTCCCGCCAGGAATCCTCGCCGATGGGTCACGGTCAGTCTCCGTCCAGTGAATTGAACCCCGCCGCCACCCCCAGGATCGGGCCAAGCTCGGTGGTGACGAGATCGCGGATGTCGTTCACCAATTGCTGCAGGGCCTCGATCCGCAACCGGCCCTGCGGGTCGGCCACGCCCGCCAGCGAGGGGTCGGCCAGGGCGTCAACCTGGCGCAGCGCGTGCGCATAGGCCTGGTCCAGTCGGTCCGCCAGATCCGGGGCACCTGCCGCCAGGATCAGCGCAAGGTCGCGGGTCGCTTCCAGAGACAGCCAGACCTGCCGCAGCGACCGCCCCGACCGGTACAGTTCCGCCCGGTTCGGGCGCGGCCGGTCAAAGCCGCCCAGCGGACGGCCCAAACGCGCATCCGCGGTGAATTGCAACCCGGTGGACAGGGCCTTGAACAGCTCCTGCGCCGCTTCGGTGTCGCTGCGATAGCGGCGGCCCTCGCCCGGTTCGGTGAGGTCGGCAGCATATCCCCCGCGCCACGCCCCGGCGATGGCCACCGCATTCGCGGCAACGTCCCGCGCGATGGCCCGGACCAGCAGGCACCGGGCCGCGGCGCTGCCGGTGGTCATGGTGGGTTCGTCGAACAACAGGAATTCGAGCGCATAGAGCCCGCGCGCGGCGATCGAAACCTGCCGGAACGCGTCGGCGTCCTCCAGCAGGGCCGCATCCCCCGACAACAGCCCGGCGAGCGCCTTGGGCGTCTTGCCGCGGCTGTCGGGCCAGAACGCGATGGCAAAGGCACGATCCTCGTCCTCGGTCGGGCCGAACCGCAGGTGGCTCATGCGCGTCCAGTCGTCGACCGTGGCGTGGAACGCCGCGCGCAGGCGGTCCGGTCCCGCGCCGCACCCGGCCCGCGCGGTATCATCCAGGCGGCCCGCACCCTGTTCAAAGGCGGACACCGCAGGCAGGACGTGATCGGATACGGCCAGCGCAACCGTATCGCTCAGGGCTGTTTCGGCAGCGGCCGGTCCGCACAGGCACAGCGTCGCGGCGAAAATCGTGAAACGACACCGCATCAGAGGCTCTCCAGAAAGGCAATCAGCGCCTGACGGTCGGCGGCGGACATGGCGACAACGGCATCGCGCGCGGCCTGCGCCTCGCCGCCATGCCACAGGATCGCCTCGAGCAGGCTGCGCGCCCGACCGTCATGCAGGAAATAGCTATGGCCGCTGACCTGCCGGGTCAGCCCGATCCCCCATAGCGGCGGCGTGCGCCATTCGCGGCCATCGGCGACCGCCTCGGGGCGGTTGTCGGCCAGCCCCTCGCCCATGTCATGCAGCAGCATGTCGGTATAGGGCCAGATCAACTGAAAACTCTGCTCGGGCCGGTCTTCGAGCCGGTGGGTCACAAATTTGGGCCGGTGACAGGATGTGCAGGCGGTGTCATAGAAGACCTGCTTGCCCCGCAGCACCTGCGGATCCGCGACCCTGCGGCGGGCCGGAACGCCCAGGTTGCGGCTGTAATGGGTCACGAGATCCATGCCGGTCCCGTCGATCTCGTCGACCCGGGCATCGCCGTCCCCGTGCGGGGCATCGCGGCAGGCTGGCTGACCGGCGGTGCAATCGCCCCACGGGGCGGGAAAGAGCGGGCTGGAAATGCCGATATCCCTCGCAAATGCGGCAGCGGATTGTTCGCGGATGGTCGGCATCCCGGCCTTGTGGCCGAACCGGCCCAGCATCGGCCGGTCGAATTCGCGCGACCAGACGATGTTGGGCCGCCCCGAGATGCCGTCGCCATCGGCATCGTCGGGATCGGCCCATGCGAGGATGTCCGCGGCCGGCACCGCCTCGAGCAGGCCCAGTCCGATCATCTGCGGCGCGACGCGCGGGCTGAACATGGTATCGTTGCCGAACGCGCCATGGCCCGGCTCGGCGGCCGTATATGTGGGCGCGCGCAGGATCGCCGTTTCCCCTTCCGAAAGCTCCACGACCCTGTCGAGATAGTCGATGACCAGCCGGTATTCGGCGGCCAGCCCGGCCAGGGTGAAATCCTGCAACTGCCCGCCATAGACCGGGTGCGGCTGCGTGGCGTGATACCCCGGAATGTCCGGCGCATCGCCGCCCGGCACCGAAACGCGCAGGAACATCGACACCGGGCTGTCCCCTTCATGTTCGGGCGGATGGCCGCGCCCGTCCTTGACGTGGCAGCGCTGGCAGGACCGGGCATTGAACAGTGGTCCGAGCCCGTCGCTGGCCCGGGTCGAGGACGGAGAGGACACCCAGAGCTTGCGGAAGAGCCCGTTGCCGACCTTGAAATCCAGTTCGCGCGCAAGCTCCATATTGGCCGACGGCTGCGAAAAGGCGTCGCGGTTGCGCCGCACCCGCACCGTCGCGGCCCCGGCGCTCATCTCCTCGAAGGGCTCGGCGGCGGCAAATCCGGTGGCCGGCGCGGTGACCGCCTCGATCCGCGCGGTTTCCGCATCGGTGCGCGGCACGATGCGCAGATGCGGGTCATCGGGCTGCCCCGCCAGCGCCACGCCGGTTCCGGCACAGGCCAGCCCCGCCACCGCGCAGCGGGTCAGGATCCGGCCGAGGGCAATTGGCGGGCTGGGAAACATATCCGGGTCATCAGTCGCTGCCTGCATCCAGGGGAAACTGAGCGTTTTCGTCAGAATGTCAATGTGGCGAAATCGACCGTGTGTTCAGGCCGCGTGTCCGGGACCGGTGGCGAACCGATGGATCGCCGGCAAGGGCCGTCAGGCCGGGTCGGCCGTATCGCGCGGCGCTACCGGATAAGTTGACCGGGCCAGAATCGCGCCCGTTTCGTCCACCGTCAGGCGCAAGGCGCGCGCGCCATAGCGGAATGTCAGCCGCCAGCGGCCTTCGTCCTCGCCCTGCCCGGTCTCGCTGATCGTGGTGATCGCGCCTTCGCGCATCAGGGTCCGGACCTTCGACGCCGGAATGCCAAAGGCCTCGGCGACGATCCCGGCATCCACCACAAAGCCGTCATCCTGTTTTTCGACCGCGTTCATTCGGTCTGGCGCCAATAGTCATTCGCCGCGGCAACGGTGGCGAAATGGGTGGCGACCACATGGCTGACGGCGATCAGCGCCTCGGCATCCTCGGCATATTCAGGCCGCAGACGGTCACGGATATCGGCGTCGGGCTGGGTCGCCTTGACCGCCACGCGCGACAGCTTGATGGCCAGTTCATAACCCTCTTCCGGGGTGGCGGTGATCAATGTCGGCAGCCAGCTTGTCATGAGATGTTCCTTTCGTATTCAATGGGGTATTGCATCGCCTTGCCCACCCGCCTTGCCCACCTGTGCGGTCAGGCGGCCGCGCGGGCGGGCAAGGCGATGTCCGCGAGTGTGGACAGGTTCAGATCTTCCAGAAACCGATGCTCGGCCCGGCGCAGCCGCGATTTCAGCCGACAGCACCCGTCGATGGTGCAGGCATTGCCGTCAGCGCCGAAACACTCGACCAGGACCTGGCCCTGTTCGAGCAGCCGCACCACGTCGCCCAGCCGGATCTCGGCGGGCGGGTGCCGCAGGGTCGCGCCCCCGCCCCCGCCGCGCCGGGTTTCGACGATGCCGCCACGGGCCAGCTGCTGCATGATCTTGGTCAAGTGATTCCGCGACAACCCGAATTCCTGCGCCAGATCGGCGGTCGAAAACGCCTGTCCCGGCGCGCTGGCCATCCGCATCAGCATGCGCAGCCCGTAATCGGTAAAGGATGTCAGACGCATGGCGCACCCTTCAATCTGCATTTACAATACCTATTAACAGGCGTAGCCTCATCTGCAAACCCCAAAACGCCGGAGTGACCCATGTCCTCAGTCGATTCCCCAGTCGCTTACCCGGTCGATCCCGACCTCGTTTCGGTGCGCCCCCAGATGACCGCCACGCTGATGGCGCAGACCGGTCTCGACGACGAGATCCTCACCCTGCTGGTGCATCGCTTCTATGCCAAGGTGCGCGCCGACCCGGTGCTGGGCCCGATCTTTGATGCGCGGATCGACGACTGGGAGCCCCATCTCGAACGCATGTCGGCCTTCTGGTCTTCGGTGGCGCTGATGACCGGGCGCTATCGCGGCGCCCCGGTGCCCGCTCATGCCAGCCTGCCGGTCAACTGGTCCGACTTTGAACGCTGGCTGGTGCTGTTCCGGGAAACCGCCCGCGAAACCTGCACGCCCGAAGGGGCGGATCATTTGATCGAACGGGCAGAGCGGATCGCGCGGTCTCTGCATATGGCGGTCGAGGATGCGAAACCCCGCTCGGTTCCGTCGCTGCTCTGACCGGCGAAGCTGTCCCCCATGAACCCCGGCCCGCCCCACCCGACCAAAGACATCCGCGTCAAGCGGATCTATCGGGCCGCCCGCGTCTCGGACGGGCGGCGGATCCTGGTCGATCGCATCTGGCCGCGCGGAATGGCAAAGCATCGCGCGCGCCTGCATTCCTGGGAGCGCGACATCGCCCCGAGCGACGATCTGCGGACATGGTTTCACGCCCATCCCGACCGCTGGGACGATTTCGCGGCACGCTATGGCGCCGAACTCGACCAGCATCGCGACAAGCTGCGGGAGATCGCGGACCATGCGCGGGAGGGCATCGTGACGCTGCTCTATGCCTCCAAGGACGAGGACCACAACAACGCGGTCGTCCTGCGCCGCTATCTGTGCCAGCTTCTGGACCAGGATGAGAAAGGCGACCGATGAGCGACCCCTTCAAGAGCTTTCGCTGCCAGGGCGGGTTTTCGTCACCGCCCTGCTATGCGGCAGAGATTGCCCCCGACTATTTCGATCCGCTGGCCGTCGATGCGCAACAGGCCAGTGATGTGGCCCGGTGGCGCAAGGCCGAACGGGCGCGGCTGCGGGCGGCGCGGATGGCCCTGTCGGTTGCCGAACGCAACGCGATCGGCGCGGCGCTAGCCGGACACCTGCGCGGGCTGTTGCGCGACCGGTTCGTTGGCGCGCGCGGGATGGTGTTGTCCGCCTACTGGCCGATCAAGGGCGAACCCGATCTGCGCCCGCTGATGGCCGAACTGCACGCCGCCGGCGTGGTGATCGCGCTGCCGATCGTCGAGACAAAGGCCGCCCCGCTGGTGTTCCGGCGCTGGACGCCCGACACGCGGATGGTGCGCGGCGACTGGAACATACCCGTGCCGCCGCCCGATGCGCCGGCCATCACCCCCCAGATCACGCTGGCCCCGCTGGTCGGATGGACGCGGGACGGCTATCGGCTCGGCTATGGCGGGGGGTATTTCGACCGGACGCTGGCGGCGCTGTCGCCCCGGCCCCACAGCATCGGCATCGGCTTTGACATGGCGGTGCTGCCCACGATCTATCCGCAACCGCATGACATCCCGCTCGACCATATCCTGACCGAGACGGGCGAACAAACCGGTGAGAACCCCGGCTGACGCGGGACGGCGTGGATTTTCAGGCCGCGCAACCGCATGCGAAATCCGAACGCCCGTGGCATCGATTCCCGATTGATTACAATGCCTTGCGGGGATCTGCTGGTGCCGCATGAGGGACTTGAACCCCCGACCCATCGCTTACGAAGCGATTGCTCTACCAACTGAGCTAATGCGGCATCGGCGGAGGTCCGTTTAAACGCTCGGCCTGACCCACGCAAGAGCCCAAATCGACCTGCGCCCGGCCTGTTCGATCCGGGCCGGTCAGCGTTCGGCCTTCTTTTCCCAGCGCCCCGATGCCTCGGACCAGTATTGCGCCGCCGCGCCGGCCCCGGTCAGCGCCGACCACTGGGCGCGGGCGCGGTCCAGCGCCGCCGGGTCGTTGCCGTCGAACAGCACGCAGGCCCGATCCAGCGCGGCCACCTCATCGGCGCCGATCCCGGCCCCGTCGATGCACATGACACACTGCGCCCCGTTCGCGGCCGCGCCCGTGGTCAGCAGCACCGGCTGGTCGGCATCATGGGGCCCGCCGGCCAGGCCGTGGGCGGGGAACTGGTCCTCGGGGCCCAGCCACAGCTGGTCGTCGAGCCAGGCCAGCCGGTCCGCGTTCACCCCGCGCACCGCCACCCGCCAGCCGGCGGTGCGGGCCTTGCCCAGCAGCATCGGCAGGGTCCGCTCGAGCGGCTGCCGGGTCAGGTGATAGAAGTAGACCGCGCCCATCCCGTGTTGTCCTTCAGTCTTCGGTGGGCCAGGGATCGTAGTCGCCAAAGGTCCAGATATGCCCTTCGGGGTCGCGAATGGTGAAACTGGAGCCGCCGTAATCCTGATCCCGCATCGGCATCACGATCTCGGCGCCGCCGGAAACCGCGCGATCCCGCGCCGCCGCGACATCATCGACCACCGCGTAGATGGTTGTGGTTTCGCCGCCCGCCTGCGCCGGGTCCACCATGAAACGGTCGAATTCCCCGTCCCCATGGGGGCCGAACATCATCATGCCCCGGCCCAGGGCGATCTGCGCGTGAACGATCGCCCCGGCATCGTCGCGATAGACCGAATGGGCATGCAGCCCCAGCACGCCGGTGATGAAGGACAGCGCCGCCTCGCAATCGTGATAGCGCGTCGCGGGAATCAACATCGTCCAGTCTCCCTCTGGTCCCGGTCCAGCATATCACATCCCGGTTTCGAACCGGTCCTGAATCAGCCGGTTGAGCGCCGCGACACCCCAGCCGGTTGCGCCCTTGGGCGCGAAATCGGTGTCGTTGCCGACCGATGCGACCCCGGCGATGTCGAGGTGAATCCACGGCGTTCCATCCTTGATGAACCGCTGCAGGAACTGCGCGGCGGTGATCGAACCCGCGGGGCGCCCGCCCACGTTCTTCATGTCCGCGATGCGCGATTTCAACGCCTTGTCATAGGCCTTGCCCAGCGGCATCCGCCACGCGCCCTCGCCCTCGGCGGCGGCGGCCTTGAGAAAGGCGTTGCACAGGCTGTCATCGTTGGAGAACACGCCCGCGTTTTCATGTCCGAGCCCGATCACGATGGCACCGGTCAGCGTGGCCAGATCAATCACCCCGGCGGGGTCGAACCGGTCCTGCGCGTACCAGAGCACATCGGCCAGCACCAGGCGCCCCTCGGCATCGGTGTTGATGATCTCGACCGTGTCGCCCTTCATCGAATGCACCACGTCGCCGGGCCGTGTCGCGTTGCCGGACGGCATGTTTTCGACCAGCCCGATCAGGCCGACAACATTGGCCCGGGCCTTGCGCAGCGCCAGCGCGCGCATGGTGCCGGTGACGACGCCGGCCCCGCCCATGTCCATGGTCATCTCCTCCATGCCCGCCGCCGGTTTCAGCGAAATGCCGCCGGTGTCGAATACGACCCCCTTGCCGACGAGCGCCAGCGGCGCGTCACCGTCCCGGCCGCCCTTCCACTGCATCACCACGACCTTGGTCGGGCTTTCGGAACCCTGCCCCACGCTCAGCAGGGTGCGCATGCCCAGTTCCTGCAGCCTGTCCTCGTCCAGCACCTCGACCTCGAGGCCAAGACCGCGCAATTCCTCGGCCCGCGCGGCAAACTCGGTGGTGGTCAGCACGTTGGCCGGCTCGTTGACCAGGTCGCGGGTCATGTGCGCGCCCTCGGCCACCGCGAGCAGCGGCGCGGCGGCCTCGTCCGCGGCATCGGGGCTGTTGTGCTGGATCACGATCCCGGCGGGCGTCCGTCCGGCGCCGCTTTCCTCGCCCGTCTTGTGCGCGTCGAACCGATAGTCGCGCAGTGCCAGCCCGAGTGCCAGTTCGGCGACCCTGCGATGGCTGGCCGCGAACAGCACGAGCGGCTTGTCGCCCTTCCGGGCGGCCAGTTTGGCGCCGCCGCGGCGGGCATCCAGATCGGTCGCGTTCGGAGCCAGCAGCAGCACGTCCAGCGCCTCGGCCCGCAGGCCCGCGGGCCAGGCCAGCGAAATCACGTCGCCCGGCTTGGCCTTGGCGAACCCGTCGCTGTCCACCAGCCGCGCCAGGGCGCCCCGGGTCAGCCGATTGGCCCGCCGCGCCGCCGGGTTCATCCGCCCGTCGGGCGCCAGCAGCACGGCCACCCGGCCCTCGGCCTCGGCCATCGAATCGAGATCGGTTTCGACAAAGCGGATCGGGGTGGGACGGGTCATGACGGGCTCCGGTTCTGATGACGTTTTCAGATGGGTAACGCGCACCGGCGGGCTTGACCAGATGGCAGCCTCGGCCAGATTGCAGTTTTCCCGCCTCCGCGATTGCTCTAATGTCGCCGGGAAATTGGGCAGGTCCGGGAGAACGCATTGTCACGCTACGACAGATATGTGCTGTCGCAGTTGCTGCTGTTTTTCGGTTTCTCGGCGCTGATTCTGGTGTCGGTGTTCTGGATCAACCGCGCGGTGGTCCTGTTCGACCGGCTGATCGGCGACGGGCAATCGGCGCTGGTGTTCTTTGAGTTCACCGCGCTGATCCTGCCCAACCTGATCCGCATGGTGCTGCCGATGGCGGCCTTTGCCGCCGCCGTATGGGTCACCAACCGGCTGAATTCAGAGAGCGAACTGACGGTGATGCAGGCCACCGGCTCCAGCCCCTGGCGGCTGGCGCGCCCGGCGCTGGCCTTCGGGCTGATCACCGCGCTGATGATGAGCATCCTCACCCATGTCCTGATGCCCGCGTCGATCAAGCAGCTGGCGGTGCGCGAGGCCGAAATGGCCCGCAACGTCACCGCGCGGCTGCTGACCGAAGGCGATTTCCTGCACCCCACGGCGGGCGTGACCTTCTATATCCGGGAAATCGACCCGGACGGCACCCTGCGCGACGTGTTCCTGTCCGACCGGCGCGACGAGACCCGCGAAACCACCTATACGGCGGCCGAGGCCTACCTGGTGCGCGACGGCGACCGCGGCAACCTGATCATGGTCAACGGCATGGCGCAGCGGCTGGACGCGGACACCAACAGTCTGTCCACCACGGTGTTTACCGATTTTTCCTATGACATCAGCGCCCTGATCAAGGAACGCGACAAGGGCAGCCGCAACATCCGCGAGATCCCCACCCTCGAGCTCATCCGGGACCGCGCCGGCATCGCGAAGACCGAGAATTACAGCGAAGGCCAGCTCGCCGAGGAGCTGCACCTGCGCTTTGCCCGTGCGCTGGTCTGTATCGCGGTGGCGCTGATCGGGTATTCGACGCTGATGCTGGGCAGCTATTCGCGGTTCGGCGTCTGGCGGCAGGTGCTGGCGGCCTTCGTGCTGCTGATCCTGCTCGAGGTCATGCGCGGGGTGGTGTCCGAACCGGTGCTGAAAAACCCCGCCATGTGGCCGATCATCTACCTGCCCACCGTGACCGGGCTCGCCGTCGCGGCATTGTTCATGCAGGTCGCGTCACGGCCCGTTTCCGCCCTGGTCCCGTGGCGCCGCACCGCTCGCCGCGACCGGTCCGGCCGAGGTGAACCGGCATGATCCTCGATCGCTATTTTGCCCGGCGGTTCCTGCAGTCGTTCCTGATGATCGGCGCGATCTTCCTGTCGCTGATCCTGCTGATCGACCTGATCGAACAGCTGCGCCGGTTCGAGGAGGTCGACGTGACCTTTGCCCAACTGGTGCAGCTGACCCTGCTGAACGCCCCGGCGGCGCTGGACGAGATCCTGCCGCTGATGATGATCCTGTCCACCGTCGTGCTGTTCGTCGGGCTGGCCCGCAGCAGCGAACTGGTGGTGACGCGGGCCACCGGGCGGTCGGGCATCCGGGCGCTCGCCGCGCCGGTGGCGGTGGCCACGCTGGTGGGGCTGCTTGCGGCCAGCACGCTGAACCCGATCGTGGCCGCCACGTCGAAATACTACCAGCAGCTGTCGGACACCTATCGCACCGGCGGCGTGTCGACCCTGTCGCTGTCCGGCGAAGGGCTCTGGCTGCGCCAGGGCGGCGCGCAGGGCCAGTCGGTGATCCATGCCACCGGCTATTCGGGGTCCGGCAACCGGCCCACGCTCATTCACGTCACGGTGCTGTCCTACGCCCCGCAGGGATCGCCGGTGCGCCGGATCGAGGCCGCGACCGCCCGCTACATGGGCGATCACTGGCTGTTGCGGGACGCAAAGGTCTGGCCGCTGGTGGCGGGGATGAACCCCGAGACCAATTCGGCGCGGCATGAGCAGCTCGAGATCCCGACGACGCTGACCGAGGAACGCATCCGCGACAGCCTGGGCCGGCCCTCGGGCATCTCGATCTACGCCCTGCCCGACATGATCCGCCAGCTTCGCGAGGCCGGGTTCTCGACCACCAGGCACGAGGTGCTCTACCAGGTGCAGCTGGCCCGCCCGCTGTTCCTGGTGGCGATGGTTCTGGTCGGCGCGGCCTTTACCATGCGGCACGCGAGGTTCGGCGGCACCGGCATCGCGGTGCTGATGGCGGTGCTTCTCGGGTTCGGCCTGTATTTCATCCGGAACTTTGCGCAGATCCTCGGCGAGAACGACCAGCTGCCGGTGCTGCTGGCGGCCTGGGCGCCGCCGCTGGCCTCGGTGATGCTGACCATCGGCCTGCTGCTGCACGCGGAGGACGGATGATGCGCCGCTGGATCGCCGCCATCGCGATACTGCTGGGGACCGGCCTGTCCGCCGCCGCGCAGGAGGCCGACACCGCGACCGCGCAGGAGGCCGACACCGCGCCCGCGCCGTCCTCGCTGGTGGCGGATCGTGTCTTCATCACCCCCGACCGCACGCTGGTGGCCGAGGGCAACGTGGAGGCGTTCCAGGGCGATACCCGCATCAGCGCCCGCCGCATCACCTTCGACCGGGACAACGACAAACTGTCGATCGAAGGCCCGGTGCGTATCGACCAGGGCGGCCGCATCACCGTGCTGGCCACCGGCGCCGAATTGGATACCGGGTTGCAGAACGGGCTGATCAGCGGCGCGCGGGTGGTGATGGACCAGCAGTTGCAGCTTGCCGCCCTGCAGATGACCCGTGTCGGCGGCCGCTATTCGCAACTGTTCAAGACCGCCGTGACCTCGTGCCGGGTCTGCGCGGACGGGCGCCCGCCGCTCTGGCAGATCCGCGCCCGCAAGATCATCCACGACCAGCAGGAACGGCAACTGTATTTCGAGGATGCGCAGTTCCGGGTTCTCGACATACCCGTGTTCTATTTTCCGCGGTTCCGCCTGCCGGACCCGACGCTGGATCGGGCGCGCGGCTTTCTGGTGCCGTCGGTGCGGACGACCTCGGAACTCGGGCCGGGGGTGAAGATCCCCTATTTCTTTCCGATCGGGCCGCATCGCGATCTGACCGTGGAACCCTACCTGTCGCCCAAGACGCGCACATTGGGCTTTCGCTATCGGCAGGCCTATCGCGCCGGTCGCCTGAACATCGAGGGGGCCTATACCCGCGACGACCTGATGCCCGGAGAGCATCGCGGATACCTGTTCAGCGATGGCTGGTTCAACCTGCCCCGCGACTTCCGGCTCACCTTCGACATCGAGGCGGTGTCGGATGACAGCTATGTCAACGACTACGGTCTTCCCGATGTCGATCGCCTGCGCAGCGAAATCAGGCTGGAACGCATCAAGCGCGACGATTTCTTTCACATCGGGTTGATCCATTTCGAATCGCTGCGCGACTCGGACAACGAGGAAACCCTACCCAGCTTTGTCGCTGACGCGGCCTGGGAAAAACGGTTCCATCCGGGTGGCATCGGTGGTGAGCTGCGGACCGGCCTGCTGTTCCACACCCACCACCGCCGGTCCGACGAGGACGTGATCGGCCGCGACGTGCAACGCGCCACCGCCGATTTCAGCTGGCGCCGCAACTGGGTGTTCGGCAACGGGTTGCGCGCGGATTGGCTGATGGGCGTTTCCGCCGACCTGTTCCGCATCCACCAGGACAGCACCTATCCGGGCGACATCCTGCGCACCTCGCCGCGCGCGGCGCTGAAACTGGCCTATCCGATGATGCGCACCACCGCGACCGGAGCGACCCACCTGATCGAACCGGTGGTCCAGGTCGGCTGGACCGACCTGCATGGCGGCAATGTGCCGGTTGACGAAAGCCGGTTCGTCGAGTTCGACCGCGGCAACCTGCTGTCGCTGTCGCGGTTTCCCGCCCCCGACCAGCGTGAACACAGGCCGACATTCGTTTACGGCGTGAATTGGTCGCGCTATGCCCCGGGAGGCTGGCAGGCATCGGCCACGCTGGGCCAGGTGTTCCGGACCACCGCCAATCCGGGTTTCTCGGTGTCCTCCGGCCTGTCCGGCACCTCGTCGGACCTGCTGGTGGCCGGGCAGATCCTCA
This is a stretch of genomic DNA from Pukyongiella litopenaei. It encodes these proteins:
- a CDS encoding LPS-assembly protein LptD, translated to MRRWIAAIAILLGTGLSAAAQEADTATAQEADTAPAPSSLVADRVFITPDRTLVAEGNVEAFQGDTRISARRITFDRDNDKLSIEGPVRIDQGGRITVLATGAELDTGLQNGLISGARVVMDQQLQLAALQMTRVGGRYSQLFKTAVTSCRVCADGRPPLWQIRARKIIHDQQERQLYFEDAQFRVLDIPVFYFPRFRLPDPTLDRARGFLVPSVRTTSELGPGVKIPYFFPIGPHRDLTVEPYLSPKTRTLGFRYRQAYRAGRLNIEGAYTRDDLMPGEHRGYLFSDGWFNLPRDFRLTFDIEAVSDDSYVNDYGLPDVDRLRSEIRLERIKRDDFFHIGLIHFESLRDSDNEETLPSFVADAAWEKRFHPGGIGGELRTGLLFHTHHRRSDEDVIGRDVQRATADFSWRRNWVFGNGLRADWLMGVSADLFRIHQDSTYPGDILRTSPRAALKLAYPMMRTTATGATHLIEPVVQVGWTDLHGGNVPVDESRFVEFDRGNLLSLSRFPAPDQREHRPTFVYGVNWSRYAPGGWQASATLGQVFRTTANPGFSVSSGLSGTSSDLLVAGQILTDQGLALTGRTLLDGDLGINKAEIRGDWFGDRLGLSSTYLWLGADSIEGRSKAQSEFWFDGEYLIHSQWTARAHLRYDITDNLATRAGFGVVYRNECVTVDVSVQRRYTSSTSVVPTTDFGFTIALNGFSIDGNEDRYRRKCS